In one Hemiscyllium ocellatum isolate sHemOce1 chromosome 38 unlocalized genomic scaffold, sHemOce1.pat.X.cur. SUPER_38_unloc_4, whole genome shotgun sequence genomic region, the following are encoded:
- the LOC132808764 gene encoding protein FAM187B-like: MFGQTAILLSVALFALIGSLPRLLEKEVSESECPEPGLGPPGPCTVPFLSHNPLTLHCPGALQHGEDTVYWQYLNLSMGPGPGLGLGLGPGPSLGPGRYRRRPGPGPGPRSGPGLRGATGPTELGEPRTFIGPRGSRARRGPLSELSSRAVLRAGALLVAQARPGDSGLYVCKAGATTLAQYRVDVQDAERLHVSHRGLGQAPLRNQSIRLHQEAGHGHGAGGCHLRLYTRWGPWQECDRCGAPGERKRLGFCWASLQEDEDEEDREGEEGRAEEEPCGLMQLRLGQVLPRRGPEIRYEICRRECGSSGPEELAAQARELLGSGYFLQRDQGLGLGQVGRGDLRVPPTWLQPRSLLLETLLLDVHEEVRLQCPGASVYTPVSWQRDSALLTRLELLRSPCNRSHQLDRETGGGVYTIAGVQRSDQGVYRCWVRGRRAAAFHLELPEPPSSFHDGTGSRQHRLQSRRLLGVLRAVIGSFALVFVLSALAELLHSCWCEVL, from the coding sequence ATGTTCGGGCAGACGGCGATCCTGCTGTCGGTGGCTCTGTTCGCCCTGATCGGCAGCTTACCCCGGCTCCTGGAGAAGGAGGTGTCAGAATCGGAGTGCCCGGAGCCTGGGTTAGGCCCTCCGGGGCCCTGCACCGTACCTTTCCTGTCCCATAACCCACTCACCCTGCACTGCCCAGGGGCCCTGCAGCATGGGGAGGACACTGTGTACTGGCAGTACCTGAACCTGAGCATGGGCCCAGGCCCGggcctggggctggggctgggcccGGGCCCGAGCCTGGGGCCAGGGCGATACAGGAGGAGGCcggggcctgggcctgggcctagGTCCGGGCCTGGGCTGCGGGGAGCCACAGGGCCCACGGAGCTGGGGGAGCCTCGCACCTTCATTGGTCCCCGGGGGAGTCGGGCTCGGCGGGGCCCTCTGTCAGAGCTGAGCAGCCGGGCTGTCCTGAGGGCTGGGGCCCTGCTGGTTGCTCAGGCCCGACCTGGGGACTCGGGCCTTTATGTATGTAAGGCCGGAGCCACCACCCTGGCCCAGTACCGGGTGGATGTGCAGGACGCTGAGCGGCTCCATGTGTCTCACCGGGGCTTAGGCCAGGCCCCTCTCCGTAACCAGAGCATCAGGCTGCACCAGGAGGCCGGCCACGGTCATGGGGCTGGAGGCTGCCACCTCAGGCTCTACACCCGCTGGGGACCCTGGCAGGAGTGTGACCGCTGTGGGGCCCCAGGGGAGAGGAAGAGGCTGGGTTTCTGCTGGGCCTCCCTGCaggaggatgaggatgaggaggacagggagggggaggagggtagGGCTGAGGAGGAGCCCTGTGGCCTCATGCAGCTCCGCCTGGGCCAGGTCCTGCCGCGCCGAGGCCCCGAGATCCGTTACGAGATCTGCCGGAGGGAGTGTGGCTCCTCTGGGCCTGAGGAGCTGGCTGCCCAGGCCCGGGAGTTGCTGGGCTCGGGGTACTTCCTGCAGCGGGACCAGGGCCTAGGTCTGGGTCAGGTCGGCAGAGGGGATCTCCGAGTCCCGCCAACCTGGCTGCAGCCTCGCTCCCTGCTGCTGGAGACGCTGCTGCTGGATGTGCACGAGGAGGTGAGGCTGCAGTGTCCAGGTGCCTCAGTCTACACGCCGGTATCCTGGCAGCGGGACTCAGCACTGCTCACTCGCCTCGAGTTGCTTCGCTCGCCCTGCAACAGGAGCCATCAGCTGGACCGGGAAACGGGCGGAGGTGTCTACACCATCGCCGGAGTGCAGCGCTCCGACCAAGGGGTGTACCGGTGCTGGGTGAGAGGCCGTCGGGCTGCTGCCTTCCACCTCGAGCTGCCTGAGCCACCGTCGTCCTTCCACGACGGCACCGGCAGCCGGCAGCACCGGCTGCAGTCACGCCGCCTTCTTGGGGTCCTGCGGGCTGTCATTGGCTCCTTTGCGCTGGTATTTGTGCTCAGCGCTCTAGCCGAGCTGCTGCATTCATGCTggtgtgaggtgctgtga
- the lsr gene encoding lipolysis-stimulated lipoprotein receptor isoform X1, producing MFHRPWAVLTLLAGFSTAIQVTIPDPFRTAILFQPVVLKCRYDTTSLQPPIVLWKYRSFCRDRILDAFNPSSSENQVNDQLQQADPNYNPYVNCPDSSRTVRTVASKHGKAVTLDSYYQGRKITIINEADLSIEQTAWGDSGVYYCTVTASDDLSGNNEGYVELLVLGRTGVTTSLLPGVQIGIMPDWLFVVLVVLGFVILLILIGVCWCQCCPHTCCCYVQCPCCPEKCCCPYALYHAGKAATAGVPSLYAPSTYAPSVYSQGKLQPPLPVMVPMTQFNGGYGSDFDGASSVGNQSRVPLLHDQDTASSVRSGYRIQANQHNDDMRVLYYVEKELAHFDPKAPGDSSSKYENTSAMSEVSSLHEDHDTRNNLHSNIGRVRLQAMPPIRDIDEESAVSSVSRQTPRRDYGWHDDDRVYRGSHQRARSMESLDDIGRRDRDYSRGRPEFDRSRGRRESDSETSSRGYAHDRRRRDYSPEYRHGEYRKRSRSRDDLMELERSRDYGTGGYHDSFLDDMLRKKRGAGRDVDSSSGSTARSRAQPPPYTETESVSSRGRNEKKLRKNDAVSRESLVV from the exons GATTCTCTACGGCAATTCAGGTGACTATCCCAGATCCCTTTCGGACAGCGATCCTTTTCCAGCCTGTCGTCCTGAAATGTCGCTATGATACAACAAGCCTCCAGCCCCCCATCGTCCTGTGGAAATACAGATCCTTCTGCCGAGACAGAATCTTGGACGCGTTCAATCCCAGCAGCTCCGAGAATCAAGTCAATGACCAACTGCAGCAGGCAGATCCGAATTACAATCCGTATGTGAACTGTCCAGACAGCTCCCGCACTGTGAGGACGGTTGCATCAAAACATGGAAAGGCAGTGACCCTGGACAGTTATTATCAGGGTCGAAAGATAACAATTATCAACG AAGCCGACCTCAGCATTGAGCAGACAGCTTGGGGTGACAGTGGTGTTTATTACTGTACAGTCACTGCCTCTGATGATCTTTCAGGTAACAATGAAGGTTATGTGGAGCTGCTTGTGCTGG GTAGAACTGGAGTCACCACTTCCTTGTTGCCAGGTGTACAGATAGGGATCATGCCAG ATTGGCTGTTTGTGGTCCTGGTGGTCCTCGGTTTTGTCATTCTGCTGATCCTAATTGGTGTTTGCTGGTGTCAGTGCTGCCCTCACACCTGCTGCTGTTATGTCCAGTGTCCCTGTTGTCCAGAGAAATGCTGCTGTCCATATGCAT TATATCATGCTGGGAAAGCAGCTACAGCAGGGGTGCCTAGTCTCTACGCCCCCAGTACCTACGCTCCCAGTGTGTACTCCCAAGGCAAGCTGCAGCCCCCACTCCCGGTCATGGTCCCAATGACCCAGTTTAATGGAGGCTATGGATCGGATTTCGATGGAGCGAGCTCAG ttggaaaccagagtcgtGTTCCCCTACTACATGACCAGGACACCGCGAGCTCGG TGCGCAGTGGCTACAGAATCCAGGCCAATCAGCACAACGATGACATGCGGGTCCTGTACTATGTGGAAAAGGAACTTGCCCATTTTGACCCCAAGGCTCCTGGTGACTCCAGCTCGAAATATGAGAACA CCTCCGCGATGAGTGAGGTGTCTTCCTTGCATGAAGATCATGACACGAGGAATAACCTACACAGCAACATTGGCCGGGTTCGTCTGCAGGCTATGCCCCCAATCAGGGACATCGATGAGGAAAGTGCTGTGAGCAGTGTGTCCCGTCAGACACCCAGACGAGACTACGGTTGGCACGATGATGATCGTGTTTACCGTGGGAGTCACCAGCGGGCCCGGTCGATGGAGAGCCTTGATGACATAGGCAGGCGGGATCGGGATTACTCCCGGGGCCGTCCGGAATTTGATCGCAGCCGAGGGAGGCGCGAGTCCGATAGCGAGACGTCCAGCCGAGGCTATGCCCATGACAGGCGGCGCAGAGATTATTCCCCTGAGTACCGCCATGGAGAATACCGGAAGCGTAGCCGCAGCCGTGATGACCTGATGGAGCTGGAGCGAAGCCGGGACTATGGCACAGGGGGCTACCACGATTCCTTCCTAGATGACATGCTCCGGAAGAAGCGAGGTGCAGGCCGTGATGTGGACAGCAGTAGTGGCTCTACCGCGAGATCCCGGGCCCAACCACCACCATACACCGAGACAGAGTCTGTGTCCTCCAGGGGTAGAAATGAGAAGAAGCTGAGAAAG AATGACGCTGTCAGTCGTGAGAGTTTGGTGGTTTAA
- the lsr gene encoding lipolysis-stimulated lipoprotein receptor isoform X2 yields MFHRPWAVLTLLAGFSTAIQVTIPDPFRTAILFQPVVLKCRYDTTSLQPPIVLWKYRSFCRDRILDAFNPSSSENQVNDQLQQADPNYNPYVNCPDSSRTVRTVASKHGKAVTLDSYYQGRKITIINEADLSIEQTAWGDSGVYYCTVTASDDLSGNNEGYVELLVLDWLFVVLVVLGFVILLILIGVCWCQCCPHTCCCYVQCPCCPEKCCCPYALYHAGKAATAGVPSLYAPSTYAPSVYSQGKLQPPLPVMVPMTQFNGGYGSDFDGASSVGNQSRVPLLHDQDTASSVRSGYRIQANQHNDDMRVLYYVEKELAHFDPKAPGDSSSKYENTSAMSEVSSLHEDHDTRNNLHSNIGRVRLQAMPPIRDIDEESAVSSVSRQTPRRDYGWHDDDRVYRGSHQRARSMESLDDIGRRDRDYSRGRPEFDRSRGRRESDSETSSRGYAHDRRRRDYSPEYRHGEYRKRSRSRDDLMELERSRDYGTGGYHDSFLDDMLRKKRGAGRDVDSSSGSTARSRAQPPPYTETESVSSRGRNEKKLRKNDAVSRESLVV; encoded by the exons GATTCTCTACGGCAATTCAGGTGACTATCCCAGATCCCTTTCGGACAGCGATCCTTTTCCAGCCTGTCGTCCTGAAATGTCGCTATGATACAACAAGCCTCCAGCCCCCCATCGTCCTGTGGAAATACAGATCCTTCTGCCGAGACAGAATCTTGGACGCGTTCAATCCCAGCAGCTCCGAGAATCAAGTCAATGACCAACTGCAGCAGGCAGATCCGAATTACAATCCGTATGTGAACTGTCCAGACAGCTCCCGCACTGTGAGGACGGTTGCATCAAAACATGGAAAGGCAGTGACCCTGGACAGTTATTATCAGGGTCGAAAGATAACAATTATCAACG AAGCCGACCTCAGCATTGAGCAGACAGCTTGGGGTGACAGTGGTGTTTATTACTGTACAGTCACTGCCTCTGATGATCTTTCAGGTAACAATGAAGGTTATGTGGAGCTGCTTGTGCTGG ATTGGCTGTTTGTGGTCCTGGTGGTCCTCGGTTTTGTCATTCTGCTGATCCTAATTGGTGTTTGCTGGTGTCAGTGCTGCCCTCACACCTGCTGCTGTTATGTCCAGTGTCCCTGTTGTCCAGAGAAATGCTGCTGTCCATATGCAT TATATCATGCTGGGAAAGCAGCTACAGCAGGGGTGCCTAGTCTCTACGCCCCCAGTACCTACGCTCCCAGTGTGTACTCCCAAGGCAAGCTGCAGCCCCCACTCCCGGTCATGGTCCCAATGACCCAGTTTAATGGAGGCTATGGATCGGATTTCGATGGAGCGAGCTCAG ttggaaaccagagtcgtGTTCCCCTACTACATGACCAGGACACCGCGAGCTCGG TGCGCAGTGGCTACAGAATCCAGGCCAATCAGCACAACGATGACATGCGGGTCCTGTACTATGTGGAAAAGGAACTTGCCCATTTTGACCCCAAGGCTCCTGGTGACTCCAGCTCGAAATATGAGAACA CCTCCGCGATGAGTGAGGTGTCTTCCTTGCATGAAGATCATGACACGAGGAATAACCTACACAGCAACATTGGCCGGGTTCGTCTGCAGGCTATGCCCCCAATCAGGGACATCGATGAGGAAAGTGCTGTGAGCAGTGTGTCCCGTCAGACACCCAGACGAGACTACGGTTGGCACGATGATGATCGTGTTTACCGTGGGAGTCACCAGCGGGCCCGGTCGATGGAGAGCCTTGATGACATAGGCAGGCGGGATCGGGATTACTCCCGGGGCCGTCCGGAATTTGATCGCAGCCGAGGGAGGCGCGAGTCCGATAGCGAGACGTCCAGCCGAGGCTATGCCCATGACAGGCGGCGCAGAGATTATTCCCCTGAGTACCGCCATGGAGAATACCGGAAGCGTAGCCGCAGCCGTGATGACCTGATGGAGCTGGAGCGAAGCCGGGACTATGGCACAGGGGGCTACCACGATTCCTTCCTAGATGACATGCTCCGGAAGAAGCGAGGTGCAGGCCGTGATGTGGACAGCAGTAGTGGCTCTACCGCGAGATCCCGGGCCCAACCACCACCATACACCGAGACAGAGTCTGTGTCCTCCAGGGGTAGAAATGAGAAGAAGCTGAGAAAG AATGACGCTGTCAGTCGTGAGAGTTTGGTGGTTTAA
- the lsr gene encoding lipolysis-stimulated lipoprotein receptor isoform X3, producing MFHRPWAVLTLLAGFSTAIQVTIPDPFRTAILFQPVVLKCRYDTTSLQPPIVLWKYRSFCRDRILDAFNPSSSENQVNDQLQQADPNYNPYVNCPDSSRTVRTVASKHGKAVTLDSYYQGRKITIINEADLSIEQTAWGDSGVYYCTVTASDDLSGNNEGYVELLVLVYHAGKAATAGVPSLYAPSTYAPSVYSQGKLQPPLPVMVPMTQFNGGYGSDFDGASSVGNQSRVPLLHDQDTASSVRSGYRIQANQHNDDMRVLYYVEKELAHFDPKAPGDSSSKYENTSAMSEVSSLHEDHDTRNNLHSNIGRVRLQAMPPIRDIDEESAVSSVSRQTPRRDYGWHDDDRVYRGSHQRARSMESLDDIGRRDRDYSRGRPEFDRSRGRRESDSETSSRGYAHDRRRRDYSPEYRHGEYRKRSRSRDDLMELERSRDYGTGGYHDSFLDDMLRKKRGAGRDVDSSSGSTARSRAQPPPYTETESVSSRGRNEKKLRKNDAVSRESLVV from the exons GATTCTCTACGGCAATTCAGGTGACTATCCCAGATCCCTTTCGGACAGCGATCCTTTTCCAGCCTGTCGTCCTGAAATGTCGCTATGATACAACAAGCCTCCAGCCCCCCATCGTCCTGTGGAAATACAGATCCTTCTGCCGAGACAGAATCTTGGACGCGTTCAATCCCAGCAGCTCCGAGAATCAAGTCAATGACCAACTGCAGCAGGCAGATCCGAATTACAATCCGTATGTGAACTGTCCAGACAGCTCCCGCACTGTGAGGACGGTTGCATCAAAACATGGAAAGGCAGTGACCCTGGACAGTTATTATCAGGGTCGAAAGATAACAATTATCAACG AAGCCGACCTCAGCATTGAGCAGACAGCTTGGGGTGACAGTGGTGTTTATTACTGTACAGTCACTGCCTCTGATGATCTTTCAGGTAACAATGAAGGTTATGTGGAGCTGCTTGTGCTGG TATATCATGCTGGGAAAGCAGCTACAGCAGGGGTGCCTAGTCTCTACGCCCCCAGTACCTACGCTCCCAGTGTGTACTCCCAAGGCAAGCTGCAGCCCCCACTCCCGGTCATGGTCCCAATGACCCAGTTTAATGGAGGCTATGGATCGGATTTCGATGGAGCGAGCTCAG ttggaaaccagagtcgtGTTCCCCTACTACATGACCAGGACACCGCGAGCTCGG TGCGCAGTGGCTACAGAATCCAGGCCAATCAGCACAACGATGACATGCGGGTCCTGTACTATGTGGAAAAGGAACTTGCCCATTTTGACCCCAAGGCTCCTGGTGACTCCAGCTCGAAATATGAGAACA CCTCCGCGATGAGTGAGGTGTCTTCCTTGCATGAAGATCATGACACGAGGAATAACCTACACAGCAACATTGGCCGGGTTCGTCTGCAGGCTATGCCCCCAATCAGGGACATCGATGAGGAAAGTGCTGTGAGCAGTGTGTCCCGTCAGACACCCAGACGAGACTACGGTTGGCACGATGATGATCGTGTTTACCGTGGGAGTCACCAGCGGGCCCGGTCGATGGAGAGCCTTGATGACATAGGCAGGCGGGATCGGGATTACTCCCGGGGCCGTCCGGAATTTGATCGCAGCCGAGGGAGGCGCGAGTCCGATAGCGAGACGTCCAGCCGAGGCTATGCCCATGACAGGCGGCGCAGAGATTATTCCCCTGAGTACCGCCATGGAGAATACCGGAAGCGTAGCCGCAGCCGTGATGACCTGATGGAGCTGGAGCGAAGCCGGGACTATGGCACAGGGGGCTACCACGATTCCTTCCTAGATGACATGCTCCGGAAGAAGCGAGGTGCAGGCCGTGATGTGGACAGCAGTAGTGGCTCTACCGCGAGATCCCGGGCCCAACCACCACCATACACCGAGACAGAGTCTGTGTCCTCCAGGGGTAGAAATGAGAAGAAGCTGAGAAAG AATGACGCTGTCAGTCGTGAGAGTTTGGTGGTTTAA